The genomic DNA TGACTTATGGAATTTAGATGATCGAAACAAAAAGAGAGAACGACCTAATATGCATAAAAAGAAGAAAATTCCGCCGCAACCAGAGAAAGATTTACTCCTCTTCATTGAAGAATATAGCCGTGAGCTAGAAGATTGGCAGCGAGATATATTAACGATGATGCGTGAGGAAATGCTATATTTCTGGCCGCAGCTTGAAACAAAAATTATGAATGAAGGCTGGGCATCATACTGGCATCAACGCATACTCCGTGAAATGGACTTAACATCTTCTGAAGCGATTGAATTCGCAAAGCTTAATGCAGGTGTAGTTCAACCATCAAAAACAAGTATTAACCCATACTACCTAGGTATTAAAATGTTTGAAGATATAGAGGAGCGCTACAATAACCCGACAGAAGAAATGAAACGACGCGGTGTAAAACCAGGATCTGGCCGTGACAAAATCTTTGAAGTACGCGAAATCGAATGGGATGTATCATTCTTAAGGAACTACTTAAACAAAGATCTCGTAATGAGAGAAGATATGTACTTATTCCAACGCCAAGGAAAAGAATATAAGGTAATAGATAAAGAGTGGGAACATGTACGTGATCAGCTCGTAAATATGCGTACAAATGGTGGCTTCCCGTACTTAGTAGTAGAAGATGGTGACTACTTAAAGAACGGAGAGTTGTACATTAAACATAGTTACGAAGGAATTGAGCTCGATTTAAAATACTTAGAAAAAGTACTGCCATACATTCATCAGTTATGGGGAAGAACGGTGCATATGGAGTCGATTGTGGAAAGTAAGGGCGTTGTGTTTTCTTATGATGGGAAGATGGTGCATCGGAAGTATGTGTGATGAAAAGAATGGACATAGAATGCTATGTCCGTTCTTTTTTATTTGGGGCAAAGTTAAATATGCTATTCTTGAAGAAAGGGAGTTATATAGAGAAATGGAGCGATTCAAATGAGCAAAATAGGGGTATGCAAGGTAGATATTACGCCGCCTGTCGGTATTGATTTTGTTGGATACCATAGAGAGACAGGAATAAATAATATTGAAGAGCATATTTATGGGACAGTTTTTGTATTTGAAAAAGATGAAATGAAAACTGTGTTTATAAGCATTGATAATATTGGGATGTTAGTAGAAGATACGAATATTATTCGTGAGCGCGTAGCTAGCAGGCTTCATGTGCCATTTGAGCGAATAACAGTTGTTTATACACATACACATTCTGGTCCGGAAACTGTTGGTGAGCAAGCTTTAGTAAAGTCGTATAAAACGAGTTTAGTAAATAATGTAGTGCACGGTGCTGTTACTGCAAATAATAACTTGGGGCTATGTGAAGTTGGCTGGAGTGTTACGACAGGTGATATTGGGATAAACCGAAGAGAGAGAACATCTGATGGAAGATCAAAGATGGGAACAAATATAGAGGGTGTTGTAGATAAGCGAATTGGCATGTTAGCAATAAGAAATGCTGAAACGAAGGAGCTATCTGGGATTATTGTATTTTGTACTGCGCATCCGAATGTTTTAAAAGGTGATAGCGATGTATTATCAGCGGATTATCCTGGAATGACGAGGGAGATTCTTGAGAAAATCGTAAATTGCCCTGTTATTATTGTGCAAGGAGCTGCTGGTAATGTAAATGCGAAGTATCGCGGTTCAAGGGAAGCAGTAAAGCAAATGGCTTACACACTTAGTGGACATGTATTAACAATATTGCCAATAGTTACATATAGCCCAATTGTAAATTTAAGAACAGTTTCGAGTATGATGCAAATGAAGTTGAAAGATATTCCTGAAATGAATGAGATACGAAGCATGGCTCAATTGGCGGAGAAGCAGTGGGGTGTGAACACGGACGAGTGGCTTACTATCGTTTTAGAGAAATATAAGCAAGGTATTCGGCAGTTACGTATTGATTTAGAAGTTCAACTGTTTCAAGTTAATGATGGAATGTTCTTTGGTATACCGATGGAACCTTTTTCAGAAACCGCGTTAGAAGTGAAAGAGAGTCTTCAAAATGAAATAGCCTTTCTTGGTGGATATACGAATGGATATATTGGTTATTTACCGACAAGGGAAGAGTTTACATATGGTGGATATGAAGTAGAATTAAATCCTGTTGTATATGGGTCTGTTACGAATTTATTGATGCCACCGGAGAAAAATACTGCGGAGCTGATTGTGAAGAAGGTTACGGGCTTATGTAATAAAGTGAAGCTTTAATAAGACAGATTTTTGAAAGCAGAGTAAAGAATATAAATAATTGTTTGAGTTTATTAAGTCAATGTAATTAACAATGATTATCATTGTTAATTACATTGACTTCTAAAAAAAGAAAAACTAGAATTTATAAAGGGATCCTCAATTGTTTGCTATCACTTGTATAGGAGGTAAGTTATGTTGGATAGCTTTATTTCTATAAGATGCAGGTTGGCTCTTTATCGTTTTGGTGTTCTTTTTATATTTTTTTGCATAGTATTTTTGGTGCATCAGAAGGTGTATGCAGAAGATGTACCGTGGACATCGGTCTCAAATGAGGGAGAACGTGAACTGTTTCAAGAACAATCATTGTATAGTAATGATCGAAGGGGAGAAGATCTTGTTTCGCCCTCATTTGAAGGGCGAAAACATGGTGGGGAAGATTGGGGAGCATATTTGGAAAATAGTACGTTAAATTATTCACCTAATATTCTTACCTATTCTGTTATAGGAAGCGATGATCGAATACGGGTTAATGATACAAATTCATATCCGTATAGCGCTATAGTCCATGTTGCGACTCAGTAAAATAGTGGAGAAGTTTATGGGTGTACAGGAGCACTAGTTAGTAAAGATACAGTGCTTACAGCTGGACATTGTATTTACAATAAAGAAATTGGTGGATGGGCGACAAATGTTATTGTGACCCCTGGTAGAAATGGAAACCAAGCACCGTATTTACCTTATAGTTGGACAAAACTCTATTCAGTAAGTGGATGGACTGATAATGAAAATTCAGATTATGATTATGGAACGATTAAATTAAATGGGTCTCCAGGAGATTATATTGGCTGGTTGGGATATAGAACTACCTATGTAGAATCACCAAAAGGTTTACTTGCGGCGATTCCTGGATATCCCGCTGATAAAATAGGAAATGAACGTTACACAATGTGGAGAGACTATGGTCCAATTGAGGGAGTTTCTCCTAGAATGTTAACATACAAGATTGATACTTATGAGGGGCAAAGTGGATCACCTGTATATCAGTATTTCGATACCGGTATCAAAATAATAGCCATTCATACAAGAGGAAATAAAAATATGAATTTTGGAAATCGGATAACAGACGATGTGTTTAATAATATTAAAAAATGGCCTGAATAAATATAGTAATTCTATTTGGATTTTGTATTGTATATTGGTCATAATCATGATGTCTAGTTATATAGTAAATAACGAAGAGAATGTTAGTAAAGTTGTTAATCCTATAACTTTCTATGTTCAAAATAAAGAGAAACAACAGATAAAAGACTTTGAAATTATGCTTATAAAAGATGAATTACCTCAGCCTAGTAAAGAAATCGTGATTTCGATAGGGAAAACTAATCAAGAAGGAAAATTGATTTGGAAGATTCCTAGAAAAGGAAAGTATATAATTTTATTGCCGAATAATGAGAAAAAAGAGATTGTGATTAATGATAGAAATGTAGCTAAATTAATAATGATTAACGTAAATTAATAAAAATAGGCCGAAACCAATCATATGGTTGATTCGGCCTATTTTTATATAATTTAGAAAAATTGTGAAGTAAGTATAAATTTCAGTCTAAAGATTAAAAACTTTACAATATACCCTGAAGGGTATATGATATTATACAAAGTTATAAAGTAATGTATAATATAGTTACAATTACGGAGGTGGTCTATAGTGGAATACAATCAAGATATGAAAAATAGATTGAAACGTATTGAAGGTCAAGTTCGTGGTGTGCTTCGTATGATGGAAGAAGGAAAAGATTGCCGAGAAGTTATTACACAGTTAACGGCATCTCGTTCTGCACTTGATCGTACAATTGGACTTGTTGTTGGAACGAATTTAGAGCATTGTTTACGTGAACAGTTTGAAAGTGGCAATGGTTCAAATGAAGAGTTAATTAAAGAAGCTGTTCAATTACTTGTAAAAAGCCGATAATCTGTCAAACGTAAGTGTTGACAGATTTTCAAAAACATTTTAATATACCCCTACAGGTATATGTATGTAAATTGTGGAGGAATCGATTATGAGTATAAAAGTGGATATGAGTTTAGATTGTAAAGGTTTGGCTTGTCCGATGCCTATTGTGAAAACGAAGAAGGCGATAGAAGGGTTAACACCAGGGCAGGTGATTGAAGTTAAGGCAACAGATAAAGGATCTACGGTAGATATAAAAAGTTGGGCGAGTAAAGTAGGACATCAATATATCGGGACGAAACACGAGGGTGATGTATTGGTGCATTATGTTAGGAAAGCAAACGAGCATGAAGTGAATGAAGCTGTGAAATATCCACATACAATTACGAATGCAGAATTACAGTCTATATTGTCTCATGGGGAAGAGAGCATTGTATTAGATGTTCGCGAAGCAGCGGAATTTACTTTTGGCCATATTCCATCTGCCATTTCGGTGCCATTAGGTGAATTAGACAGCGCAGTGTTAGATCAGACGAAGCAAATTTATGTTATTTGTCGAACTGGTAACCGCAGTGATGTAGCTTGCCAAATGTTGAAAGAGAAAGGTTTTTCAAATGTGAAAAATGTCATTCCTGGTATGTTAGGGTGGCAAGGAAATGTGGAGAAATAAAATTTTTTAAACAAAAATATACCTATGGGGGTAATTAAATGGACATTAAGATGTTACAAGCAAAAGATGTTGCAGAGAAAGTTTTATTCGGAGAGTTATTCATTTTAGATGTTCGTAATGAGACGGATTATGAAGATTGGAAAATTGAAGGGAAACAAGTTTCTTCTATTAATAAACCTTACTTTGACTTGTTAGATGGTGTAGATCATATTGTAAGTGAATTACCTAAAGATAAAGATGTTTTAGTAGTATGTGCAAAAGAAGGGTCTTCTATATTTGTGGCAGAGCAATTAACAGAAGCGGGATTACAAAATATTTATTATTTAGCTGGTGGAATGAAAGCTTGGAGTGAATATGTGAAGCCGTTAAAAGTAGGGGATGTACAGGGCGGAGGGAGTATATATCAATTTAATCGTCTTGGAAAAGGCTGTTTATCTTATATGGTTGTTTCTAACGATGAAGCAGCAGTTATTGATGCGGTAAGGACAGCCGAGGCATATGAAGAGTTTGCGAAAGAGCATGGCGTTACGATTACGAATGTAATGGATACACATTTACATGCAGACCATATTTCTGGTGGACGTAAGTTAGCTGAAAAGGTAGGTGGTACGTATTGGTTACCGCCAAAAGATGCCGAGGAAGTTGTTTTCTCATACGAACCGCTTGTTGAAGGATTTGTTATTACGGTGGGGGGTACTAAAATTGTAATTGACGCATTATACTCACCAGGGCATACGATTGGAAGTACGTCATTCATTGTTGATGATTCTTATTTATTATCAGGCGATATTTTATTTGTAGATTCAATCGGGCGTCCTGATCTTGCTGGTAAGGCTGAAGATTGGGTGAGTGATTTAAGAAATACGTTATATACACTTTATAAGGAACTGTCTCAAGATTTAATTGTTTTACCAGCCCATTATTCAAAAATAAGTGAAATGGATGAAAGAGGCGTTGTGAGTGCGAGCTTACAAGATTTATTTAAAGAGAATGTAGGGTTAAATATTGCTGATGAAATAGAGTTTCGTAAAGCTGTGACAGAGAACTTACCGCCACAACCAAATGCATATGAAGAAATTCGTCAAACGAATATGGGGAAAATTCATCCGAGTGTGGAAGAAGAGCGAGAAATGGAGATTGGCCCAAATCGTTGTGCAGTGCATGAGTCATTATAAAAATAACAAATTGGAGGAATTGATGATGAATATAGAACAAGTATTAGATGCGAAAGGTTTAGCATGTCCAATGCCGATTGTAAGAACGAAGAAAGCGATGGATACTTTGCAAACTGGAGAAGTGTTAGAAGTGCATGTAACGGATAAAGGATCAGTTAAGGATATTCCAGCGTGGGCAAATAAAGGTGGTCATGACATTGTAAAGCATGAAGAAGAAGGCGATGTACTAAAGTTTTGGATTAAGAAGGCGTAGTAAAGAAATAATTTTATAAATATAGAGGGGGAGTTATATGAACACAATATTAAGTACGCTTTTCATTGTACTTGCTACATGGTTTGTTATTTCACGATTTTTACCAGTGAAAGGTGTGCAAAATATCAGTGGAAAAGAATTAAAGAATATAGTGGAAAAAAAGGGGAAACAACTTATCGATGTTCGTACAGTAGGTGAATATAGTGGGAATCATATGAAGGGATTTCGAAATATCCCGTTAAATGAGTTAGCTAGTAAAGCAAATCAATTAGATAAAAATGCGGAAGTAATCGTTATTTGTCAGAGCGGGATGAGAAGTAAGCAAGCGGCAAAGGTATTAAAGAAATTAGGATTCCAGCACCTTATCAATGTTTCAGGTGGTATGAATGGTTTGTGAGGAGGAGTTTAAAATGAAAGAAATGACAGCAAAAGAATTAGAAGAAAAATTATTACGTAAAGAAGCAGTAAATATTGTGGATGTCCGTGAAGTAGAAGAAGTAGCTGAAGGAAAAATTCCAGAAGCATGTAATATTCCGCTAAGGATATTAGAGTTTCGTATGCATGAGTTGAATAAAAAGAAAGAATATATTATCGTTTGTCGCTCTGGCGCGAGAAGTGCAAGAGCCGTTCAATTTTTAGAAGGTTACGGTTTTCGAGCAATCAATATGGTAGGTGGTATGTTAGCTTGGGAAGGTAAAGTCATATAGCATAGAGATAAAAGGTTTGAGCCTTTTTATAAATAATTAAATACCCCTATAGGTAATTTGAAGGAGGAACAATATGGAACAACAGAAGAAAACGACAATCGTGTTATTTAGCGGAGATTACGATAAAGCAATGGCTGCTTATATTATTGCAAATGGTGCAGCGGCGTATGACCAAGAGGTAACTATTTTTCATACTTTCTGGGGATTAAATGCTTTAAGGAAAGATGAACATGTGAATGTAAAGAAAACATTTATAGAAAAAGTATTTGGAAAAATGATGCCACGCGGTGCCGATAAGATGGGATTATCCAAAATGAATTTTGCTGGCATGGGGCCAAAGATGATTAAAGGCATTATGAAAAAACATAACGCAATGCCTTTGCCAGATTTAATTGATTTGGCGAAAGAACAAGGAATTAAACTTGTAGCTTGTCAAATGACAGTAGATTTATTAGGGTTAAAAGAGGAAGAGATTATGGAAGGGGTAGAGTTTGCAGGCGTAGGGGCATATTTAGCAGATGCTTCGGATGGGAATGTAAACTTATTCATTTAAATCACCTTCTTTTTAGAAGGAGGGGGATGTAAGGTGAGTTTAGTATTATTACTTTTTATAATTGGGTTTATAGGATCGTTTATATCAGGAATGGTTGGAATTGGCGGTGCGATTATTAATTATCCGATGATCTTATACATTCCAGTATTGTTAGGATTTACTGGTTATACGTCACATGAAGTGAGTGGTATTACAGCGGTACAAGTATTCTTTGCAACTTTTGCAGGCGCATGGGCTTATCGGAAAAGTAATGATATGGATAAAACGTTAGTTGTGTATATGGGAGCTAGTATTTTAATAGGAAGTTTCATAGGGAGCTTTGGTGCTAACGTATTAGAGGAACATACGGTCAATGTTGTTTATGCAGCGTTAGCAACAATTGCTGCTATTATGATGTTCGTACCGAAACGAAATAATAGTGGTGAAGTGACATATAATAAATGGTTAGCAAGCTTGTTAGCGTTTATTGTAGGAGGAGCATCAGGCATTATAGGTGCTGGCGGTTCTTTCTTATTAGTACCGATTATGTTAGTTATTTTAAAATTGCCGATACGTACAACAATAGCAACATCTATCGCTATTACGTTTATTTCCTCAGTAGGGATTACGACTGGAAAAGTGATAACTGGTCAAGTAGTTGTAATTCCAGCTCTTATTATTGCGGTTGCAAGTATCTTTGCTGCGCCGCTTGGAGTGCGAGTCGGGAAGGGGACCAATCAAAAAGCACTGCAATATATGTTATCGATTTTGATTGTAGGCACTGCTGTTAAAATGTGGATTGATATGATATCGAAATAAAAGGATGGGCTGCTTGTAGCCCATCCTTTTATTTATGCCCAAATAACTTTCATTAAGTTTTTATATTCGTCATTTGCTAATTTATATAGCATTCTCGTATGTTCAAAGACAAGTGCTGGATTAAAGTTTGGTTCTGAGAATGCAAGAGATGCTGAAATATCAATTGCATTTTGCTTGTTTAATGTGAATTTTGCAAAGCGATAAGATGTGTTTAATTCATTAATGACATGTAAAATATCATTTGTTGATGTTGCATCAGGCACGTGAGCAACATTGAAGCAGTATATATCCACCGTAGGATGTTCGTTTTGGAAAGCAGCGATAAGTTGAATTTTTGCGCCAGCTTCTGTCTCTAATCCTACTGAAAAATGAACAGAGCCATCATTTTCATCTATATTTTCTTCCATGTATATATCGTTGGATTTTAAGTAGTCTTTAAAATCTGAGATGTTATGTTTTACTGCAGCTTTCATATGTATGAGCCCCCTGATAATTGGAATAGATTGCTACTATTTATTATAATTTAAAAATATTAAAAAAGATAGTTAGAAAGTTCTGATTTTTGATTCTGACGAAATAAAAAGAAGCAGTACTCTACCTCCATAGAGTACTGCTTCTTTACTATTCATTGTCGTTAGACGATGTTTCTGTATCTTCACTGCTATTTTTGTTCTTATTTTTCACTTCATTGTTACTTGATTCGCGTTCACTTGAATTTTCAGACTTAGATTCTTTTGTCTTTTTCGAATCAGAGTCTGAGTCAGACTTTGTATATGCAGGTAGCCCAAGATGAGTACGAAGTTCATTTGTAACATTAGCTAATTCTTTTTTATCTGGATTGTAGTAGTAAGTTCGACCACCACCAGCAGATTTGCTACATGTATCGTCACCTTTTGCCATATAGCAATCATCACCTTGGATTTGTAATTTCTCAATTTCCGAATCCGATCCGTACTTATAGAATGAAAGCATATCATCAAATGTTAAGTTTGTAACGAATTGTCCGTTAATATCATCAATGATGTTGCCAACTTTTGTTACAGAACCAGCATTTGTTAGTTTCTTTAAAATAGCTTCGATAACGAGTTGTTGACGTTGTCCACGCATTGCATCACTATCGATGTGTCTTGTTCTAGCAAGAGCAAGAGCTTCTTCGCCATTTAACTTTTGAACACCTTTTTCTAGGTGAATTGCCTCAGCATTATCATTGCTATCTTGCTCAGTAAATTCAACTGGTACATCAACTTCAACACCGCCCAAGTCATCGACGATTTTTATAAATGATTTAAAGTTAAATTTGACAAAATAATCGACAGGAACATTCATTAATTTTTCAACTGCATCAATGCTTGCTTGTGGTCCACCATTTTTTCCGTTTTTAGCAGAACCGAATGCATGAGCATGTGTAATTTTATCTTTTTTCTTTTCTATTGGAATATAAGTATATGTGTCACGTGGGATACTTAATAGTTTAACAGTTTTGCTATCTTTATTAAATGTTGCAAGTAAAAGCGCGTCTGTTCTTATAGCTTCACCATATTC from Bacillus cereus G9842 includes the following:
- the spoVR gene encoding stage V sporulation protein SpoVR, giving the protein MRASDDKALQYAIAEITEIATGFGLDFYPMRYEICPAEIIYTFGAYGMPTRFSHWSFGKQFFRMKLQYDLGLSKIYELVINSDPCYAFLLDTNSLIQNKLIVAHVLAHCDFFKNNIRFSNTKRDMVESMAATADRVKAYEHKYGKAEVETFLDAVLAIQEHIDPSIMRPKLAWSIEDLEEDVEKKKISQYDDLWNLDDRNKKRERPNMHKKKKIPPQPEKDLLLFIEEYSRELEDWQRDILTMMREEMLYFWPQLETKIMNEGWASYWHQRILREMDLTSSEAIEFAKLNAGVVQPSKTSINPYYLGIKMFEDIEERYNNPTEEMKRRGVKPGSGRDKIFEVREIEWDVSFLRNYLNKDLVMREDMYLFQRQGKEYKVIDKEWEHVRDQLVNMRTNGGFPYLVVEDGDYLKNGELYIKHSYEGIELDLKYLEKVLPYIHQLWGRTVHMESIVESKGVVFSYDGKMVHRKYV
- a CDS encoding neutral/alkaline non-lysosomal ceramidase N-terminal domain-containing protein; its protein translation is MSKIGVCKVDITPPVGIDFVGYHRETGINNIEEHIYGTVFVFEKDEMKTVFISIDNIGMLVEDTNIIRERVASRLHVPFERITVVYTHTHSGPETVGEQALVKSYKTSLVNNVVHGAVTANNNLGLCEVGWSVTTGDIGINRRERTSDGRSKMGTNIEGVVDKRIGMLAIRNAETKELSGIIVFCTAHPNVLKGDSDVLSADYPGMTREILEKIVNCPVIIVQGAAGNVNAKYRGSREAVKQMAYTLSGHVLTILPIVTYSPIVNLRTVSSMMQMKLKDIPEMNEIRSMAQLAEKQWGVNTDEWLTIVLEKYKQGIRQLRIDLEVQLFQVNDGMFFGIPMEPFSETALEVKESLQNEIAFLGGYTNGYIGYLPTREEFTYGGYEVELNPVVYGSVTNLLMPPEKNTAELIVKKVTGLCNKVKL
- a CDS encoding DUF2606 family protein — translated: MCLIILKNGLNKYSNSIWILYCILVIIMMSSYIVNNEENVSKVVNPITFYVQNKEKQQIKDFEIMLIKDELPQPSKEIVISIGKTNQEGKLIWKIPRKGKYIILLPNNEKKEIVINDRNVAKLIMINVN
- a CDS encoding metal-sensitive transcriptional regulator is translated as MEYNQDMKNRLKRIEGQVRGVLRMMEEGKDCREVITQLTASRSALDRTIGLVVGTNLEHCLREQFESGNGSNEELIKEAVQLLVKSR
- a CDS encoding sulfurtransferase TusA family protein translates to MSIKVDMSLDCKGLACPMPIVKTKKAIEGLTPGQVIEVKATDKGSTVDIKSWASKVGHQYIGTKHEGDVLVHYVRKANEHEVNEAVKYPHTITNAELQSILSHGEESIVLDVREAAEFTFGHIPSAISVPLGELDSAVLDQTKQIYVICRTGNRSDVACQMLKEKGFSNVKNVIPGMLGWQGNVEK
- a CDS encoding MBL fold metallo-hydrolase, with product MDIKMLQAKDVAEKVLFGELFILDVRNETDYEDWKIEGKQVSSINKPYFDLLDGVDHIVSELPKDKDVLVVCAKEGSSIFVAEQLTEAGLQNIYYLAGGMKAWSEYVKPLKVGDVQGGGSIYQFNRLGKGCLSYMVVSNDEAAVIDAVRTAEAYEEFAKEHGVTITNVMDTHLHADHISGGRKLAEKVGGTYWLPPKDAEEVVFSYEPLVEGFVITVGGTKIVIDALYSPGHTIGSTSFIVDDSYLLSGDILFVDSIGRPDLAGKAEDWVSDLRNTLYTLYKELSQDLIVLPAHYSKISEMDERGVVSASLQDLFKENVGLNIADEIEFRKAVTENLPPQPNAYEEIRQTNMGKIHPSVEEEREMEIGPNRCAVHESL
- a CDS encoding sulfurtransferase TusA family protein codes for the protein MMNIEQVLDAKGLACPMPIVRTKKAMDTLQTGEVLEVHVTDKGSVKDIPAWANKGGHDIVKHEEEGDVLKFWIKKA
- a CDS encoding rhodanese-like domain-containing protein — protein: MNTILSTLFIVLATWFVISRFLPVKGVQNISGKELKNIVEKKGKQLIDVRTVGEYSGNHMKGFRNIPLNELASKANQLDKNAEVIVICQSGMRSKQAAKVLKKLGFQHLINVSGGMNGL
- a CDS encoding rhodanese-like domain-containing protein produces the protein MKEMTAKELEEKLLRKEAVNIVDVREVEEVAEGKIPEACNIPLRILEFRMHELNKKKEYIIVCRSGARSARAVQFLEGYGFRAINMVGGMLAWEGKVI
- a CDS encoding DsrE/DsrF/DrsH-like family protein, which codes for MEQQKKTTIVLFSGDYDKAMAAYIIANGAAAYDQEVTIFHTFWGLNALRKDEHVNVKKTFIEKVFGKMMPRGADKMGLSKMNFAGMGPKMIKGIMKKHNAMPLPDLIDLAKEQGIKLVACQMTVDLLGLKEEEIMEGVEFAGVGAYLADASDGNVNLFI
- a CDS encoding sulfite exporter TauE/SafE family protein, with protein sequence MSLVLLLFIIGFIGSFISGMVGIGGAIINYPMILYIPVLLGFTGYTSHEVSGITAVQVFFATFAGAWAYRKSNDMDKTLVVYMGASILIGSFIGSFGANVLEEHTVNVVYAALATIAAIMMFVPKRNNSGEVTYNKWLASLLAFIVGGASGIIGAGGSFLLVPIMLVILKLPIRTTIATSIAITFISSVGITTGKVITGQVVVIPALIIAVASIFAAPLGVRVGKGTNQKALQYMLSILIVGTAVKMWIDMISK
- a CDS encoding LCP family protein — its product is MEQNPSLQENTRSKPNKNKKKIKIIISAILFVLLIGGGYTWFLVNKASSAVRNAAHDLARGDKSDLRDKAVKPITNNVSVLIMGVDESDVRGKEYGEAIRTDALLLATFNKDSKTVKLLSIPRDTYTYIPIEKKKDKITHAHAFGSAKNGKNGGPQASIDAVEKLMNVPVDYFVKFNFKSFIKIVDDLGGVEVDVPVEFTEQDSNDNAEAIHLEKGVQKLNGEEALALARTRHIDSDAMRGQRQQLVIEAILKKLTNAGSVTKVGNIIDDINGQFVTNLTFDDMLSFYKYGSDSEIEKLQIQGDDCYMAKGDDTCSKSAGGGRTYYYNPDKKELANVTNELRTHLGLPAYTKSDSDSDSKKTKESKSENSSERESSNNEVKNKNKNSSEDTETSSNDNE